From the Chloroflexota bacterium genome, the window TCAAAGACTACTTCGTCAAAGTGCCGGCCCAGAAGCAGGCGCTGGACGAACTGTCGCCGGTCGCGCACCCCGGTCCGGTCGTGCGCGCCAGCGCGGAGGTCCGGCAGTTGGCCGAGGGCGCCATCGCCGCCTTCGAGTCCGGCAAGACTGCGCCAAACGTTGCGCTGGACGATGCGGCCGCCAAAGCCACCGTGCTGCTTAACGCGAAGTAACCGGCGTCCGGCTGCGCATGTCGTCCACCCTCACCCTGCAGGCCAACCAGACCTTCCTGCTCGACTCGGCGCAGCCCGACGCCGACGCCGCGCACCTGTCCGTCGCGCCGTTCGCCGAGCTCGTCAAGACGCCCGGCCCCCTGCACCATTACCGGCTGACGCCGCTCTCGCTCTGGAACGCTGCGGCGGCGGGTCTGCCGGCCGCCGAAATCATCGCCACACTGGCGGCGTTCGCTGATCACCCGGTGCCGCCCGCCATGCGCGAGTTTATCGAGCGGCAGGTTGCCGCATACGGCCGCCTCTGGCTGGAAGACGACGGCGACGCACTGCTGCTGCGCTCCAACGATGCGCTGCTCCTGCACCGCGTCGCCGACGACCCAGCGCTAGCCGGCCTGCTGCAGCACAAGCTCGATGCGCACACCTGGCTGTGCGTGCCCGCCCAGCGCGGCAGCCTGAAGCGCGCGCTGCTGGCACTCGATTGCCCGGTGGACGACCGGGCGGCCTACCGCCCCGGCGCGCCGCTGGCAATCGAGCTGCGCGGCGAGCGCCTCGCGCTGCGCGACTATCAGCATGAGGCGGTGACGCGCGTGGTGCGCAGCGGCAGTGGCGTGGTCGTGCTACCGTGCGGCGCAGGCAAGACGGTCGTCGGCATTGGCCTGATCGCCGCGCACCAGACCGACACGCTGATTCTGACGCCCAGCATCGTGGCCGCGCGGCAATGGGCCGCCGAGTTGGCCGACAAGACGACGCTGCCGGCCGAGGCGATCGGCGAGTACTCCGGCGAGCGCAAGCAGGTGCGCCCGGTCACACTGGCGACTTACCAGGCGTTGACGCACCGGCCCGACACAGGCAGCGACGAACGTCCGCACCTGTCGCTCTTCCGCGCGCGCGACTGGGGCCTGATCATCTATGACGAGGTGCATCTGCTGCCCGCACCGGTCTTCCGCTTAGTGGCCGATCTGCAGGCGACCCTGCGGCTCGGCCTTACGGCGACGCTGGTGCGCGAAGACGCGCTGGAGCGCGACGTGTTCGCACTAATCGGGCCGACGCGCTACCAGGCCGGCTGGAAGCAACTGGAGCGTGCCGGCTGGATCGCTGAGGCGCTGTGTACTGAGGTGCGGGTGGCGTTGGACGGCGACGAGCGACTACGTTATAGCGCGGCCGGTTCTACGGAGCGGGCGCGCATCGCCGCCGAGAACGAGCGCAAGCACGGCGTGGTGCGCCGGCTGGCAACTCAGCATCGCGACGAGCCGCTGCTCGTGATCGGGCAGTACCTGTCGCAGTTACAGGGCATCGCAGCCGTGTTGAAGGCGCCGCTCATCAGTGGCCGCACGCCCAACGCCGAGCGCGAGGCGCTGTATCGCCGTTTCCGCCAGGGCGAAATCGCG encodes:
- a CDS encoding DEAD/DEAH box helicase, with protein sequence MSSTLTLQANQTFLLDSAQPDADAAHLSVAPFAELVKTPGPLHHYRLTPLSLWNAAAAGLPAAEIIATLAAFADHPVPPAMREFIERQVAAYGRLWLEDDGDALLLRSNDALLLHRVADDPALAGLLQHKLDAHTWLCVPAQRGSLKRALLALDCPVDDRAAYRPGAPLAIELRGERLALRDYQHEAVTRVVRSGSGVVVLPCGAGKTVVGIGLIAAHQTDTLILTPSIVAARQWAAELADKTTLPAEAIGEYSGERKQVRPVTLATYQALTHRPDTGSDERPHLSLFRARDWGLIIYDEVHLLPAPVFRLVADLQATLRLGLTATLVREDALERDVFALIGPTRYQAGWKQLERAGWIAEALCTEVRVALDGDERLRYSAAGSTERARIAAENERKHGVVRRLATQHRDEPLLVIGQYLSQLQGIAAVLKAPLISGRTPNAEREALYRRFRQGEIAQLVVSKVANYAIDLPDASVAIQVSGAFGSRQEEAQRLGRILRPKADGKQAHFYTLVSTDTVEQVHAARRQRFLIEQGYTYKIVAAG